CCAATATTCCGTGGCAGTGTGTGACCAtcccaacaccccacggcagcacGTACCACTGCTTCATGGGGAGCAGCACCTGCAAACCCCCCGTGCACCCCTGAACCCGCAGCAGCCGAGGAGCCTGCACGGGCGGGTGTCCTGGGTGCTCTGGTCGGGCAGCAGCACGCAGGATGCTCCCGTCCTGCGCCAGGTGCCCTCGCCAGCCTGGCGGGGGtgtgctgctgccctgcaccCCTCCCTGCTGCACACCTCATGGGTGCTGGCGCTAAACACAGGGGATGGCAAAGGTGCTGGGAGAAGGAGCTCTCGCGCAGTGCCCCGGGCTCCAGTGTGGCGTCTCCAGCAGGTCCCTGCAGCCGGGTTGCCCAAAACCCTGAGCAGCCCCTCGGGCAGCTCGGGGTGATGCTCCGGCCGTGCTGCTCCGGCGGGTCCAGCTCTCGGCAGCCCCACGGCACGGCTGGGGCTTCTCCGCGGTTAACAACCGAAGTGCTCCGTCGCGGCAGGAGAGTCAATGGGGCCTTGTCTGCAGCCTGAATGACTGGCCTGCGAACAATCATTTCAGAGTCAGCATCCAAGGCCGgttcctcccctcttctccctccccctcgcACCCGAAACAGCCACTGAAACCGTTTGCAAACGGTTTGCGATTGCTCTGGGCGCAAACAGAGGGTTTCGCCGGGTCCCCCGGCTGCTCGCCACGAGCCCAGGCTCAAAAGCCCCGCTCGGCTGGCGTCACTCAGCCCACGCGGAGCAAAAATATACTCACTGgctgaaagcaaattttaatttttagaccAAAGACAActgcaggaaggagggagagatgggTCCGGGAGAGAGCCTGGTGTGTGTCTCTCCATGTTaaggagctgcaggggctgcaggaggctgcATGGCGGAGCAGCCGGGCAGGGAAGCTGTGAGCGATGCCCGCCCCGAGCGAGCAGCTGCGGCACAGCGGGCAGGACCGCGGCACACCCCGCCGAGGAGACCAAGGCTGCAGCGTCAATTCAGGCCATATTTAAAAGATGCTGTGGGCGTGAGAGCTCAAAGCTCCCCTGACCCTGCGATCTGCAGGTCCTGCGGGTGCAGCGGCGGTGGGAGCTGATTCCCCGGGTTCCCTGCAGAGCCCGTGCAGGGGCACCGTCACCCCAAAGCCGTGCCAAAAGCGCCCGCTGGCACAGCTTACCTCCTCCTGCTGAGGCTGTGGGACACCGCCACGCACGTGCTGCTCACCTAGCAGCACCGTgcctctttttctccccaaaaatgTACGTGTGTACCACATTTCCCCAGGACGTGGGATGCCCGTATGAAGCTTCTTCCAGAGCAATCGCCACATTTCTTCTTCTCTGTAAGAAAAATCCCTGGACAACTGGGGCTTCGtttcctctgcttccttcccGGGCGAGGCTCGCTGTAGAGAGATGCAGAAACATGTTAGAGAGAGAAGAAAACGCAGGCAAACATTTCTGAACCTCATAGCGCTGCTTTGATCCTCGTTTCATCTCTGGGTCAA
The sequence above is drawn from the Rissa tridactyla isolate bRisTri1 chromosome 9, bRisTri1.patW.cur.20221130, whole genome shotgun sequence genome and encodes:
- the LOC128914930 gene encoding uncharacterized protein LOC128914930 isoform X3 — protein: MTLTYGLILGGTAQPPEEEAGKGTQEILELLLKPHRRGHPGRGDTSALTVLLMGKKRLWRRTPSGVGEQRAPSPNLCHELLPPAGPPHLCGRAKGERASPGKEAEETKPQLSRDFSYREEEMWRLLWKKLHTGIPRPGEMWYTRTFLGRKRGTVLLGEQHVRGGVPQPQQEEASHSGCRQGPIDSPAATEHFGC
- the LOC128914930 gene encoding uncharacterized protein LOC128914930 isoform X2; this encodes MTLTYGLILGGTAQPPEEEAGKGTQEILELLLKPHRRGHPGRGDTSALTVLLMGKKRLWRRTPSGVGEQRAPSPNLCHELLPPAGPPHLCGRAKGERASPGKEAEETKPQLSRDFSYREEEMWRLLWKKLHTGIPRPGEMWYTRTFLGRKRGTVLLGEQHVRGGVPQPQQEEVSCASGRFWHGFGVTVPLHGLCREPGESAPTAAAPAGPADRRVRGALSSHAHSIF